GGAGACAAAGTATCAGGGATTGGCTACTATACTACTACCTTTGACTTACCAGAAGATTGGTCTAATCAAACAAATGGCTTAATATTTAACGCAGAATCTTTCAGCGGTGGAACCGCTACCCTGTTTGTAAATGGGCAACCTGTACCGATGAATATGGACAGCCGGTCAACCGATATTTCAGAATATGTTATCCCAGGCTCGAACCAATTAGAAGTGCGTGTTTCCAGCAGTTTAAGAAACCGTATGATCGTCCAGGGATATGATATATATTGGAATTTCCACGGTTATTCTCACGAAGCTACCCCAGACAACTATGGTATGGTAGGGGACGTTACATTAAATACTTACACCAAAGTAACAGTAAACGATGAAGAACAACCTACCCCATCCAATCCATCTGAAACTCCTGTTCCATCAGAGCCATCTACTGAAAATCCAAGCCAAACTCCATCCCAACCAGATGGAACAAAACCACCACAAACAGGCGATGCTGGTCCTATCCTAGGAATATTAGGATTATTCGGAATTACAGCAACTGCCATCGTCATCTCACGCAGAAAAAAACTGTAATATCACTTTAAAATTCTTTTTCTTATAAAAAATCCGTCAGAAAAACTCCTGACGGATTTTTATTTATATTGACTGCGGTACTTTCTAGATGAAATACCATAATATCTTTTCAATATCTATGCTTAAATTCCTTCCAACCCGTCCTTTTCTTATTTTAACATGTTAAGTTCCGAATTCCATCTAAACTCTATTAATTACTGTATCGTTTTATTGCCTTTTATGAAGTAATATGGGTTGTAAAATTAGATGAACTCATGAAAAAATGTAAAGAATCTTTAACGAATAATAACATAGTGGTTACAGAGGATGATACTGTTTTTTTCAAAAATTACAAAGCTTTTACAAATCATCTCAATCCAATAAATACTATTGTTTTTCTATAATAAGCTACTATAATTAAAATTAAATTGACATGTCAAGCAAAAATTCGACAGAAGGTGGCATAATGAAAAATAGAGCAGAAAAAAACAAAAAAAATTTTTTTATCCGTATTATAACCTTAATTTTGGCAATTATTTTATTTAGTATTGCCAGTTGTATGGCAGTTGTCTTGCATCAACGTACTAGGGAACAAAGCGATTTACAATTAAAAAATACTGCATATCACAAAGTAGATCCACAGCGAGATATTGGTGAAAAACAGGAAAAAACAGAATGTACCAGCCACTATGTATATGATATCCAGTATCCGCAATTAAATCAAGAGGAAATAGATCAGGATATTGCCACAATGGTAGATGACATTGTCAATCATTTTATTGAAAACCATAAGCAAAATAAGCCCAAAAATCTTGACGAACGTCCAGTGCTATCTATTGATTATGAAAGTTATCAAGCGACTGATCAATTAGCTTCTATTTTATTTACTACTACAGTGTCTGTAAAAGGGGAAGAAATCGCAAAACAATACACTGGCGTTTCCTATCAAATTTCTACAAAACAAAAAGTTGGATTAACAGATATTTTTCAGAATCAATTTGTAGACCCTCTCTCTACAAAATTGGAACGATATTTTACCCGAAAAAACCAATATCAAAATTACTTGAAAGATATTTCTCTAAAACCCCAGCTTCAGAATTGGTTAACAGAATCCCCTCAATTTGTACTGACCAAAGAAAACTGTAAATTCATTTTTAATTATAATACCATTTTTCCGAATGAAATTGGGATTTGTACCGCTGTAATTCCTTGGAATGAACTACAGGATATTATGAAACCAGGGTTAACCACTCCAACACAACCAGATCAAAAAGAAGAAAATCCTAGTTCTGGTACTTCTCCTGAGCAACCCCAACCGCCAACAGAAGCACCAAAACCTGATGATACACCACCTTCTCAGCCGCCATCTAATCAACCAACTAAAAATGGTAAACCACTATTAGCGTTAACCTTTGATGATGGTCCGAAAGCATCTTCTACCGAAAGAATTTTGACCTTATTAGAACAAAATAATGCAAAAGCCACTTTTTTTGTTGTGGGACCACAAGCAAAACAATATCCTGATACATTACGACGAGCTGTAAACATGGGATGTGAAATTGGAAACCATACAATGGATCATCTTACGCTTACCAAACAGACACCAGAAGTAATGATATCTCAAGTAGACCAGACAAACCAGATTGTAAAAGAAATAGCTGGAGTGTCACCCCGTTTGGTACGTCCACCAGGAGGTGCCGTAAACGATACTGTAAAATCCACCCTATCTCAGCCTTTAGTGCTATGGTCTGTAGATACAAGAGATTGGAAAACACGAAATGCACAGGCTACGATAGACCATATTAGAAAAAATGCTGCCCCAGGCCAAATTATTTTGATGCATGATATCTATAGCACAACAGCAGATGCATGTGATACAATAATACCAGAGTTAGCAAAACAATACCAGTTGGTTACAGTGAGCGAACTTTTTGAAGCGTATGGAATCTCAATGACAGGGGGAAAAACATATTCCCAAGCAGAATAATAGTTAAGAACAATGAGGTGGCGCTTATGATTTGTAAAAAGGACAAACTGTTGTCAGCGACTGCTTATAGTGGGGTTTTATTTTTTCTTCCTTTATTGTTTGGTGATCATCCCACCTTTTGCCGATATCATGCGAATCAAGGTTTTTTACTGTTAATATCAGGTATTGTAGTAGAAATATTCCTTTACTTTGTTTCGTGGATTTTTATTGTAGGATTTGTGTTGCAAGTTTGTTTGACTATTATTTGGGTTTGCCTTGCAGTTTGCGGAATCTGCCATGCCCTTTCTGGAAACGAAACGCCCATCCCTCTTATTGGTTCCCACATCAGGTTTTTTTCATGAAATCCAAAAAATTTATCGTTGTCAAGTATAAATAATGACATGCCTGCATGTCTTGTATCCATCTTTAAGATCATCTAAATTGGAGAAACATAAAGGTTACAATTTTTTAAGGTATTTTAATAATGAATAAATCGAAAAAGGGAATCATCAATTTAATCTGAAGAAAAAACAGCTTGATAGCAAAACGAAATCCGCCAGGAAGATTCCTGACGGATTTTTTTGTGTTGTGCTAAAGTGTATATAAGAAAAATAAAATAGAACCCGATAAATCAGTTGATAGGCTAGACTAAAATGATTGTTTTTTACAAAATAAGAAAATAGGAAAGTTATCTTCTTTTGCGGATGATTGCCAGCGTACCCACCGTAAGCAAAAGTGCAGTAATTCCGAAAACTGGGACAGTATCGCCTGTTTGTGGTGAGTCAGTTCCATCTGGTTGGTTTGGATTGGATGGGTTTGGAGTTTCGGATGGTGTTTCAGATGGATTGGATGGAGTAGGCTGTTCCGTATCTGTTACCGCTACTTTGGTATAAGTATTTAACACTACGTTACCGATTAATCCATAATCGTCTGGTTCCGCACTCACTCTGCCTAATGCAACCATTCGGTTGGTAAGGCTACTGGTTACTCGAACTTCCAATGTGTTCTCTCCAGGTTGTACGTATTTAGAGAGGTTAGCGGTACAATTATCCATGTTGACTTCTGCTTGTTGCCCGTTGACAAAGACTGCTGCTGTCCCTCCACCAAAGGAATCCGCGTTAAATATTAATGCGTTGTCTTTTTGATTCCAATTTTCCGGTAAAGTGAAGGTTGTGGTATAGGTTCCTACTCCAGATACATCTTTCCCCACTTTCGGGATCTCTTTCCATGGAATTAATTCGGTTTCCCCCACGTTGATATCCACTTTATTGGTATCATAGGTCACTTCTGTAGTGGTATAGCCTAACCCTCTGTCCTCTGTACGGGTCAGTTTTTCCCCTGGCTGCCAATCTTGTACTGTCAGGTTCCATTGATCCAATGTAATATCTTCTGGAACTGTGTTGTTTTCCGTTTCATAGGTTGTACCATCACTGTAGATTAACGCTGATTTTCCAGAGTCCGGAACATACATCATGGTTTTTCCATCTTCTACTACCACTTGGTCCACATTGTTTTTCATGATGACGGTTGTATCATCATTAGCGTTAGGATCCAAAGCAAAGACCATAACATCTCCTGGGGCAAGGTCAACGTTTAAAATAGTTCTGTTATCTTGGTATTTGTATTCTGCTAATTCCGTTGTTTTCCCAGTCCAAGTATCCAATACATATGGTTTATAGGTTCCCTCAACAGATACCTGACCTTGATAGTTTGTCTGATCTGTATACATATAGTTATACAAGAATAAATAACTTGCATCCTCCGCTTGACGTACAACCGAAAGCAGTTTGGAATTTGGTTCTATGTATTCAGCGCGAGGGTGAATACCAAGACTGAGTAATGCATCATCTGCCTGGTCTTGGCTTTGAATTACTGCAACATTGTCAAGTTGTCTTATTTGTTCCATCAGAGCAAGCATCTCGTTATCTTTGCCATCATTATAAGTGGTATGTAAAGCGGCACTTTCATTTTTATCGTAGACAAAGCAACGGATTAAATCTTCGGTAGGTCCATCTACAATTACGACAGGTAGGCCAGATTTTGCCCATTCATACAGTACTTTTGCGGTTTCGTAAGGCATGTTATCCTGATAAACAATCAAAGCCTGATAGCCAACTCCATCTGCTTGGATTTGTCCATTGGTACAGGAAATATCCTGATCCTGCAACAACATTGGCGAAAAATAATCATAGGTATAGCCTGCGTTTTGGAGGGAAGTATCCTGCCAATGCAATCCTTTATTTTGGCGCATATAGTTGTCATCGTAGCTTTCTGTATTTAACCACCAGGTATTATTTAGGCTGTAATCAGTGCGGAGAATACCTACATCCATCTTTATAGTTCCCTGGCGCAATACCTTTTGTAAACGGGATAGATGGGTATTCAATTCTGGATAATCCACAAAACCTGGCTGACGTTTGTTGAAACGTTCCGAAATAGTTGCTCCCATCCCTTCGTATCCTGGCCAGTTGGTGTTTTGTTCCGGGCCATAAGCGGAAGAATAGCCATGTAATACTGTCCTTTGGACGCCAGAAGCAAACTGGGTATAGAAAATCTGGCGGAAATAATCATTGTTATGCAGATAGTTTTGCCCTACAATTGCACCTGTTTCAGAAGAATAGGTTTTTCCATATAAATGGGCGGCTCCTGCCTGATTACGGAGCTCGTCAATTTCAGAGTGGAATTCCCATGATTCCGTTTCTACCCAATCTAGGCTCTTCACTGGCTGGGAATAATCCAAAAATTCACCGTAAGAATTTTCCGCTCGCAATGTCATGCCAAAACTGTGGAGCCATTCTGTCAAGACATCTAAACATTCTTCCATATACAATTCGGTATTGGTTTGATACAGGTCATTCCTGATTTTTTCGCAGAGGATTTCCTGTCCTTCAATGGTGTATGTATATTGGAATTCTTTTGCAAATGGGCCATAGCTGTTTAGAACGATAACTGGTAGGTAAGGACTTAAATCATAACCACGACGTTCTTGGAATTCCTGGAGATAATCCGCGGACCAAAAGTTTCCTGTACTGTAATCTCCAGAAGGTTGCGCTTCTAGAGAATCCATGTACATGGAAACATCTCCGTTTTCTAAAATCATTTCTTTTAACGAATCATCCAAAACATTTTCATTCCAGTATTCAATTAAGGCGTCAGCACCTTCCCTGGAATAATAGTTGATAGTGAAGGAATCAGAAATTGCAGGTTTAAAAGTTTCTCCTGTTCCATATTGCCAGAATGCTATCAACACATAATCTCCATCTGTAGGGGCAGTATAATCAATCGACCAACTGCTATCGCTATTTTGGGTTGCCATATTAGTGATATCAGTTAAACTGCCTTCTACCAAATGAGTGGTATTTTCTGCAGATGTTTGTGATTTTTTTGCGGTGATAACCCGTTCCAACCTCATTTTGGTTACCTTATCAGGAAGCTCTGGGGTAGGGAGTATACCTTGATAATGTTCCCCCGCCGCAAAATCTTGAGATTTATACCCCAGCTGTTGGGCAGCAGCTTCATCATCCGGTGTAATGCTCACTAAGTTTGCTGTACCCCAGTTTGTCCCACTGGTAAAGCTGACCCCCATCCCCAGTTCTGTACATTTTTCAACAATTAGGTGGGAATCATGGATCCACTCTTCTGAACCCCATGCATACCGCTGGTTATCTAGATATTTCGATTCATCTAAGGTAACAAATTCCACTGCGCCAAAACCTGCGTCATATAGTTCCTGTATGGATTCCAACAATGTTTCATCTGTATGGGATCCTTCCGCCAACCACCAGCGGGTTTCCGGTTTGTATTCCATTTCCGGTTCCTGATATAAGGAAGATATTTTTTGCGAAAAAGATTCTGTTTCTATTGCAGAAACCATCTGTAGACTGGTAGAAGCAGTTGCTGCGATGATTGCCAAACACAGACCTACAGCACAAAGGCGTTTTATTTTTTTCATTTGGTCTCTCTCCTTTTTATTTTGTGAATGAATTATAAACCTGTACAGCTATAATATATTTTTATCATACCAAAAATAGTTTGTTGACAAATAGGTAATATTCTACGATGTTTATGGTATTTTCACAAGATATAAAGTGATTTATAGAAAAAACTAGAATTTTTATAAAAGGTATAGTATAATGAGCTTAGGAGGGGTAATATGGAGAGTTATAGAGAAATGATGAAGTATTTTGAAAATCTGGATCCATGTATTGAGATAGCAATACAAAAAGCACAGGATTTTTCCAACCGGATGTCTGGGCAGTGGAAAAGGACTTCCTGTTTTGATAAACAAGAATATGTGTTGGATCAAAAAATGAATATCCACACTGATATCAATATTCAAGATCAGGAGAACATTGCGGTATCTTTTCATATCTGGGAGACACAATACGATAAGACGCAACAACAGCTTAATATTAAACAGTTGCACAACCATGATTTTTATGAGATTAACTATGTATATCAAGGAGAAATTATCAACCATCTTTTGGATAATACAATAAAGCAGGGAAAAGGCCAAATTGTATTAATGAATCCATATGCCTATCATTCTCCAGAAATTGTAACAAAAGATACCATGTTGTTTAATATCATGATTCGAAAAGAGTTTTCTACTGAGGTATTGAGTAATCCAACTATGCATAATTCCAGTTTAACCAACTTGTTTTTGGATACCAGTTTGGGGATGAGTCCGATCCACCCTTATTTAGTCTTTGAAAATACTCCATATACTACCTTGATTTTACACCAGATGATTTTGGAATATTATTTGAACCGTCCATATTCCCAACAGGTTATTTCAGCAAAGTTAATCGAATTATGGTCTATGTTTGCACGCCAGAGAACGGAGAAAATGCAGATGGAAAACCTGAAAAATCATTATCCAGAAACGGTTTCTAATATTTTGGAGTATATTAGTAACCATTGTGCAAATGTTAGTTTAATGGAAGTGGCAGAGAAATTTGGTTTCTCGGACAATTATTTATCCCACTACATAAAAAAACACACTGGATATAAATTTAATGAAATTCTTTTACAGTTTAAAATGCAAAATGCGATTGGGTATCTGTTACATACCAACTTTTCTTTGGATAAAATATCAGAGTTAATTGGTTATAATGATATCAGTTATTTTAGTAAGGTATTCCGCAAAACATTTGGGGTTTCACCTGGAAAATACCGCAGCCAACATAAATAAAAGCCACCAGCACTTTTCATGCTAGTGGCTTATTATCTGTTATTATTTGGATAATCCTTTTACATCACTGACAGGAAGGGTAAACATAATTCCTGTATTAGGTTTACTTAAATCACCAATTACTTCCTCTACTACTTTCACAAAAATAGCTTCCTGCTCATCATCCACCACGGTAAAGATCGTTTTATTATCTGGTAAATCTGGATCCAACAAAGCTTTCAAAGAGTTCATCAATTTACTTTCCTGATGATTATATAAAGAATGGGCCATACCAGTACTATTAATAATAGTAGCACCCTTCACTCCTTGGTTTGCTAACTCTACCATTAAATTATCCAATTTACTAACATTATTCAATACTAAAATCAAAAGTTTCATTACCAAATCCTCCCTACACTATCTTTTATTTTCATTTTAACATATTGCGCAAGCAAAAACAATATATTTTGATAAAGATTATAATTTTTAACAGATGCGTTAAAAATTATGAAAAAAATTTATTTTTTGTCAAAATAAAACCTTTCTATTGCATTTTTTAAAAATTTTTTCTTTCTATTTATAGTTTTAGTTAAAACAAACACTTTTTTCATTGACTTTAACAGAAAAATACGTTAAAATAAAATTAACAAGTAATTTTGTAAAAAAAAGGAGTTGACAAATATGGAACAGTCCGGTATTAGCAAGTTAGATCTAAAACGTTGTAACCGTATGCAAATTCTTAAATTACTCCGCCAGCACGGACCTACTTCCAGAATAGACATCTCTCGTTCATTAGAGCTTACACGGGCAGCTGTTACAATTATCACAAATGAAATGATGGAAAATGGCATTTTATATAAAAAAGGAGAGGCAAACCCAAACGGAAAAAAAGCAACCAGAGGGCGAAAAAAAGTTTTAATTGATATTGCGCCCAACTATAAATTTGTGTTTGGTGTAGTGGTAGACCGTGGTGTGATTAGTGTTGGTTTATCTAACCTTAATGGAGATGTTCTCGGTAAACGTTCGGAACGTCTGCCTGATATGTTAAACGTACAACGGATGCTAGATTCTATTGCACGCCATGCAAAAGATATTAAAGCGGAAAGTTGTTTAACCAATGATCAAATCCTTGGAATGGGGCTTTGTATCCCAACCCAACACTTTACAGAACTTGGCGTGATTCCAAAAGGAGAAAAGATGGATTTTACTCCTTTGACAAAGCCGTTAGAAGAAATATTAGGATACCGTGTTGTGGCAGAAGAATTGGTAAACTCTCTTGCTTTAGCTGATATTGATTTTGGTTACGAAGAAGATAAAAAACCTCGTAATATGGTGTTTGTTCGCTACCGTAAGGATATTACATCATCTGTAATTATTGACAACTCCATTTATTTTGGGATCCATCATAACGCATGCCAATTTGGCCATTTAGTAGTGGATCCAAATGGCCAACACTGCAAATTCTGTGGATGTGACGGCTGTTTAAGTACCATTATTTCAGGGGAAGCAATGACTAAAAAAATAGATGCTATCTACTCTCCTGAAAACACCCCTAAACTATTTGCTGCTTTAGGGCCAGATTCAAAGGCACCAGGGCAACGTGTTTTAAATGAGGCAAATTTATTTGGTGACCCAAAAATTTGTGATATTATTGCGGATTGTGCTAAATATTTTGCAATGGCAATTATTAACACTGTTCGAATGTATGACTCAGAAAAAATTGTATTTTTTGGAAAAATGTTTGAAAATTCTGCTTTGGTAAACTTTCTACGGCAACAGCTTTCTTCTTATTTAGATTCTGAAATGCTCAGCCTAA
This is a stretch of genomic DNA from Clostridium facile. It encodes these proteins:
- a CDS encoding polysaccharide deacetylase family protein, whose translation is MKNRAEKNKKNFFIRIITLILAIILFSIASCMAVVLHQRTREQSDLQLKNTAYHKVDPQRDIGEKQEKTECTSHYVYDIQYPQLNQEEIDQDIATMVDDIVNHFIENHKQNKPKNLDERPVLSIDYESYQATDQLASILFTTTVSVKGEEIAKQYTGVSYQISTKQKVGLTDIFQNQFVDPLSTKLERYFTRKNQYQNYLKDISLKPQLQNWLTESPQFVLTKENCKFIFNYNTIFPNEIGICTAVIPWNELQDIMKPGLTTPTQPDQKEENPSSGTSPEQPQPPTEAPKPDDTPPSQPPSNQPTKNGKPLLALTFDDGPKASSTERILTLLEQNNAKATFFVVGPQAKQYPDTLRRAVNMGCEIGNHTMDHLTLTKQTPEVMISQVDQTNQIVKEIAGVSPRLVRPPGGAVNDTVKSTLSQPLVLWSVDTRDWKTRNAQATIDHIRKNAAPGQIILMHDIYSTTADACDTIIPELAKQYQLVTVSELFEAYGISMTGGKTYSQAE
- a CDS encoding glycosyl hydrolase → MKKIKRLCAVGLCLAIIAATASTSLQMVSAIETESFSQKISSLYQEPEMEYKPETRWWLAEGSHTDETLLESIQELYDAGFGAVEFVTLDESKYLDNQRYAWGSEEWIHDSHLIVEKCTELGMGVSFTSGTNWGTANLVSITPDDEAAAQQLGYKSQDFAAGEHYQGILPTPELPDKVTKMRLERVITAKKSQTSAENTTHLVEGSLTDITNMATQNSDSSWSIDYTAPTDGDYVLIAFWQYGTGETFKPAISDSFTINYYSREGADALIEYWNENVLDDSLKEMILENGDVSMYMDSLEAQPSGDYSTGNFWSADYLQEFQERRGYDLSPYLPVIVLNSYGPFAKEFQYTYTIEGQEILCEKIRNDLYQTNTELYMEECLDVLTEWLHSFGMTLRAENSYGEFLDYSQPVKSLDWVETESWEFHSEIDELRNQAGAAHLYGKTYSSETGAIVGQNYLHNNDYFRQIFYTQFASGVQRTVLHGYSSAYGPEQNTNWPGYEGMGATISERFNKRQPGFVDYPELNTHLSRLQKVLRQGTIKMDVGILRTDYSLNNTWWLNTESYDDNYMRQNKGLHWQDTSLQNAGYTYDYFSPMLLQDQDISCTNGQIQADGVGYQALIVYQDNMPYETAKVLYEWAKSGLPVVIVDGPTEDLIRCFVYDKNESAALHTTYNDGKDNEMLALMEQIRQLDNVAVIQSQDQADDALLSLGIHPRAEYIEPNSKLLSVVRQAEDASYLFLYNYMYTDQTNYQGQVSVEGTYKPYVLDTWTGKTTELAEYKYQDNRTILNVDLAPGDVMVFALDPNANDDTTVIMKNNVDQVVVEDGKTMMYVPDSGKSALIYSDGTTYETENNTVPEDITLDQWNLTVQDWQPGEKLTRTEDRGLGYTTTEVTYDTNKVDINVGETELIPWKEIPKVGKDVSGVGTYTTTFTLPENWNQKDNALIFNADSFGGGTAAVFVNGQQAEVNMDNCTANLSKYVQPGENTLEVRVTSSLTNRMVALGRVSAEPDDYGLIGNVVLNTYTKVAVTDTEQPTPSNPSETPSETPNPSNPNQPDGTDSPQTGDTVPVFGITALLLTVGTLAIIRKRR
- a CDS encoding AraC family transcriptional regulator, with amino-acid sequence MESYREMMKYFENLDPCIEIAIQKAQDFSNRMSGQWKRTSCFDKQEYVLDQKMNIHTDINIQDQENIAVSFHIWETQYDKTQQQLNIKQLHNHDFYEINYVYQGEIINHLLDNTIKQGKGQIVLMNPYAYHSPEIVTKDTMLFNIMIRKEFSTEVLSNPTMHNSSLTNLFLDTSLGMSPIHPYLVFENTPYTTLILHQMILEYYLNRPYSQQVISAKLIELWSMFARQRTEKMQMENLKNHYPETVSNILEYISNHCANVSLMEVAEKFGFSDNYLSHYIKKHTGYKFNEILLQFKMQNAIGYLLHTNFSLDKISELIGYNDISYFSKVFRKTFGVSPGKYRSQHK
- a CDS encoding P-II family nitrogen regulator, producing MKLLILVLNNVSKLDNLMVELANQGVKGATIINSTGMAHSLYNHQESKLMNSLKALLDPDLPDNKTIFTVVDDEQEAIFVKVVEEVIGDLSKPNTGIMFTLPVSDVKGLSK
- a CDS encoding ROK family transcriptional regulator; protein product: MEQSGISKLDLKRCNRMQILKLLRQHGPTSRIDISRSLELTRAAVTIITNEMMENGILYKKGEANPNGKKATRGRKKVLIDIAPNYKFVFGVVVDRGVISVGLSNLNGDVLGKRSERLPDMLNVQRMLDSIARHAKDIKAESCLTNDQILGMGLCIPTQHFTELGVIPKGEKMDFTPLTKPLEEILGYRVVAEELVNSLALADIDFGYEEDKKPRNMVFVRYRKDITSSVIIDNSIYFGIHHNACQFGHLVVDPNGQHCKFCGCDGCLSTIISGEAMTKKIDAIYSPENTPKLFAALGPDSKAPGQRVLNEANLFGDPKICDIIADCAKYFAMAIINTVRMYDSEKIVFFGKMFENSALVNFLRQQLSSYLDSEMLSLISISKIKTKAIYLAGCSTAVRELFIKRGGLDDNSFIETED